A single Anopheles maculipalpis chromosome 3RL, idAnoMacuDA_375_x, whole genome shotgun sequence DNA region contains:
- the LOC126564259 gene encoding collagen alpha-1(I) chain-like isoform X1: MPNTRVKEKVHPTMVRSGCYENRQLKALAICTLLAVSTLLPTADALKTKSRSKSSSSSSSSGRVSKPSTSSSSSYSNPGSLSYSNYQAKPAPKPSAPVESSNTRNIGWNVNSQAAKPAGSMTAAQPAAVNKPPYPVQSSAAKPPPYPVQSSAAKPPYPVQATHNTHQTHAAPGAPPPPYSHGPPPPYSAANNPNMNSRFNEPPPVYTPGNQGFRPGQPGFGQPGSFGQPAYGQPAGGFGQPAGGFGQPAGGFGQPSGGFGQPGGFGQPGGFGQPMGGFGGGGYHPPAGGFAAPHGTFQGGGVAPPVNYAPAPSFPIAAIPVGAYKPQSSGIGVGGIAAGIGTGLLAGAAGSALYNALRPEDRGRYSERGGGGVTIINNVPAAPAAPAAAGAAPAEGAATAAAAPAPVAVAPGAPVPGVAAAVPPVAAPGSDAAAPVVPVAAGPDGQANVPLAPLPGTTDNSTDQVPPPPGVPDAPIILNENATTNGTEPEQQQPAPVNGTETMTPLAQAPVESAPLETTTVNPNAKQYIPPPGQYYPATGQYVPPGEYDPATGIFTPGRYIPDTTIFQSGQYDPLTQMFTPGRYEANGQFIPDPNHPPLSLAPNGAVTEQAVPTPNAAPVASQPEPVTPAVASQLKTASGASMKTISLITALGALLVSEGFRQLVRF, from the coding sequence ATGCCAAATACGCGCGTGAAGGAGAAAGTGCATCCGACGATGGTGCGTAGTGGCTGTTACGAAAATAGGCAGCTGAAAGCGCTTGCCATCTGTACGCTACTGGCCGTATCGACCCTGCTACCGACGGCCGATGCGTTGAAGACGAAAAGCCGTAGCAAGAGTTCGTCCTCTTCGTCATCGTCCGGGCGCGTTTCGAAGCCAAGCACATCGTCCTCGTCCAGCTACAGCAATCCGGGCAGCTTGAGCTACAGTAACTATCAGGCAAAACCTGCTCCGAAACCTTCGGCTCCAGTTGAATCGTCGAACACGCGTAATATCGGATGGAATGTAAATAGTCAGGCAGCTAAGCCTGCTGGATCCATGACGGCAGCACAGCCAGCAGCCGTTAATAAGCCACCGTATCCGGTACAATCGAGTGCTGCAAAGCCTCCTCCATATCCGGTACAGTCGAGTGCTGCGAAACCTCCATATCCGGTACAGGCGACCCATAATACGCACCAGACGCATGCAGCTCCGGgagcaccaccaccgccgtaCTCCCATGGACCACCGCCACCGTACTCGGCCGCCAACAATCCTAACATGAACTCGCGCTTCAACGAACCACCGCCGGTGTACACTCCGGGCAATCAGGGCTTTAGACCGGGACAGCCTGGATTCGGTCAGCCAGGATCATTCGGGCAGCCCGCGTACGGGCAACCGGCTGGAGGTTTTGGCCAACCAGCGGGTGGGTTTGGCCAGCCCGCGGGTGGCTTTGGACAACCATCGGGTGGATTTGGACAACCAGGAGGCTTTGGACAGCCAGGTGGTTTCGGACAACCGATGGGAGGTTTCGGCGGTGGTGGCTATCACCCTCCAGCGGGTGGATTCGCTGCACCCCACGGTACGTTCCAGGGCGGTGGTGTGGCTCCTCCGGTAAACTACGCCCCAGCACCATCCTTCCCCATTGCGGCCATCCCAGTCGGTGCGTATAAACCACAAAGCTCGGGTATTGGAGTTGGTGGAATTGCAGCCGGAATCGGTACGGGTCTGTTGGCGGGAGCAGCTGGATCGGCGCTGTACAACGCACTTCGTCCGGAGGATCGTGGACGGTACAGCGAGAGAGGTGGAGGTGGAGTAACGATCATTAACAACGTACCAGCAGCCCCGGCTGCCCCAGCCGCTGCCGGTGCTGCTCCGGCGGAAGGAGCTGCTACAGCTGCGGCCGCTCCAGCACCAGTCGCTGTAGCTCCAGGAGCTCCGGTACcaggtgttgctgctgcagtaCCTCCGGTAGCTGCTCCTGGATctgatgctgctgcaccaGTCGTTCCAGTCGCTGCCGGTCCTGATGGACAAGCGAATGTCCCGCTAGCACCGTTACCAGGAACTACAGACAACTCTACTGATCAggtgccaccaccaccaggcgTACCGGATGCTCCGATCATTCTAAATGAAAACGCCACGACAAACGGTACGGAaccggaacaacaacaacccgcACCAGTAAACGGAACCGAAACGATGACTCCACTAGCCCAAGCACCAGTTGAATCGGCGCCGCTAGAAACGACCACCGTAAACCCGAACGCTAAGCAATATATTCCACCACCGGGTCAGTATTACCCAGCCACCGGACAGTACGTACCACCGGGCGAATACGATCCAGCAACGGGAATCTTCACCCCCGGCCGTTACATCCCCGACACGACCATCTTCCAGTCGGGTCAGTACGATCCACTAACGCAAATGTTTACACCTGGCCGGTACGAAGCGAATGGGCAGTTTATTCCGGATCCGAATCATCCACCACTATCGCTAGCACCGAATGGAGCCGTCACTGAGCAAGCCGTTCCTACCCCGAATGCTGCTCCCGTTGCATCCCAACCGGAACCAGTGACACCGGCCGTTGCGTCACAGTTGAAGACGGCAAGCGGCGCCAGCATGAAGACAATATCGTTGATAACAGCGCTTGGTGCCTTACTCGTGTCGGAAGGCTTCCGTCAGCTCGTACGCTTCTAG
- the LOC126564259 gene encoding trithorax group protein osa-like isoform X2 has translation MPNTRVKEKVHPTMVRSGCYENRQLKALAICTLLAVSTLLPTADALKTKSRSKSSSSSSSSGRVSKPSTSSSSSYSNPGSLSYSNYQAKPAPKPSAPVESSNTRNIGWNVNSQAAKPAGSMTAAQPAAVNKPPYPVQSSAAKPPPYPVQSSAAKPPYPVQATHNTHQTHAAPGAPPPPYSHGPPPPYSAANNPNMNSRFNEPPPVYTPGNQGFRPGQPGFGQPGSFGQPAYGQPAGGFGQPGGFGQPMGGFGGGGYHPPAGGFAAPHGTFQGGGVAPPVNYAPAPSFPIAAIPVGAYKPQSSGIGVGGIAAGIGTGLLAGAAGSALYNALRPEDRGRYSERGGGGVTIINNVPAAPAAPAAAGAAPAEGAATAAAAPAPVAVAPGAPVPGVAAAVPPVAAPGSDAAAPVVPVAAGPDGQANVPLAPLPGTTDNSTDQVPPPPGVPDAPIILNENATTNGTEPEQQQPAPVNGTETMTPLAQAPVESAPLETTTVNPNAKQYIPPPGQYYPATGQYVPPGEYDPATGIFTPGRYIPDTTIFQSGQYDPLTQMFTPGRYEANGQFIPDPNHPPLSLAPNGAVTEQAVPTPNAAPVASQPEPVTPAVASQLKTASGASMKTISLITALGALLVSEGFRQLVRF, from the exons ATGCCAAATACGCGCGTGAAGGAGAAAGTGCATCCGACGATGGTGCGTAGTGGCTGTTACGAAAATAGGCAGCTGAAAGCGCTTGCCATCTGTACGCTACTGGCCGTATCGACCCTGCTACCGACGGCCGATGCGTTGAAGACGAAAAGCCGTAGCAAGAGTTCGTCCTCTTCGTCATCGTCCGGGCGCGTTTCGAAGCCAAGCACATCGTCCTCGTCCAGCTACAGCAATCCGGGCAGCTTGAGCTACAGTAACTATCAGGCAAAACCTGCTCCGAAACCTTCGGCTCCAGTTGAATCGTCGAACACGCGTAATATCGGATGGAATGTAAATAGTCAGGCAGCTAAGCCTGCTGGATCCATGACGGCAGCACAGCCAGCAGCCGTTAATAAGCCACCGTATCCGGTACAATCGAGTGCTGCAAAGCCTCCTCCATATCCGGTACAGTCGAGTGCTGCGAAACCTCCATATCCGGTACAGGCGACCCATAATACGCACCAGACGCATGCAGCTCCGGgagcaccaccaccgccgtaCTCCCATGGACCACCGCCACCGTACTCGGCCGCCAACAATCCTAACATGAACTCGCGCTTCAACGAACCACCGCCGGTGTACACTCCGGGCAATCAGGGCTTTAGACCGGGACAGCCTGGATTCGGTCAGCCAGGATCATTCGGGCAGCCCGCGTACGGGCAACCGGCTGGAG GCTTTGGACAGCCAGGTGGTTTCGGACAACCGATGGGAGGTTTCGGCGGTGGTGGCTATCACCCTCCAGCGGGTGGATTCGCTGCACCCCACGGTACGTTCCAGGGCGGTGGTGTGGCTCCTCCGGTAAACTACGCCCCAGCACCATCCTTCCCCATTGCGGCCATCCCAGTCGGTGCGTATAAACCACAAAGCTCGGGTATTGGAGTTGGTGGAATTGCAGCCGGAATCGGTACGGGTCTGTTGGCGGGAGCAGCTGGATCGGCGCTGTACAACGCACTTCGTCCGGAGGATCGTGGACGGTACAGCGAGAGAGGTGGAGGTGGAGTAACGATCATTAACAACGTACCAGCAGCCCCGGCTGCCCCAGCCGCTGCCGGTGCTGCTCCGGCGGAAGGAGCTGCTACAGCTGCGGCCGCTCCAGCACCAGTCGCTGTAGCTCCAGGAGCTCCGGTACcaggtgttgctgctgcagtaCCTCCGGTAGCTGCTCCTGGATctgatgctgctgcaccaGTCGTTCCAGTCGCTGCCGGTCCTGATGGACAAGCGAATGTCCCGCTAGCACCGTTACCAGGAACTACAGACAACTCTACTGATCAggtgccaccaccaccaggcgTACCGGATGCTCCGATCATTCTAAATGAAAACGCCACGACAAACGGTACGGAaccggaacaacaacaacccgcACCAGTAAACGGAACCGAAACGATGACTCCACTAGCCCAAGCACCAGTTGAATCGGCGCCGCTAGAAACGACCACCGTAAACCCGAACGCTAAGCAATATATTCCACCACCGGGTCAGTATTACCCAGCCACCGGACAGTACGTACCACCGGGCGAATACGATCCAGCAACGGGAATCTTCACCCCCGGCCGTTACATCCCCGACACGACCATCTTCCAGTCGGGTCAGTACGATCCACTAACGCAAATGTTTACACCTGGCCGGTACGAAGCGAATGGGCAGTTTATTCCGGATCCGAATCATCCACCACTATCGCTAGCACCGAATGGAGCCGTCACTGAGCAAGCCGTTCCTACCCCGAATGCTGCTCCCGTTGCATCCCAACCGGAACCAGTGACACCGGCCGTTGCGTCACAGTTGAAGACGGCAAGCGGCGCCAGCATGAAGACAATATCGTTGATAACAGCGCTTGGTGCCTTACTCGTGTCGGAAGGCTTCCGTCAGCTCGTACGCTTCTAG
- the LOC126564678 gene encoding transcription initiation factor TFIID subunit 4-like has translation MLREGMPSVGRRRPLSPKNKQLLAVCLCVLLSLPEAALGRKVALSRVTKPTGHRGYANADIAKLSYSPSHSAPASAAKPAAPVYSSAPVAPPAGAPHFPPAGGGGGGAPPSYGWNVPGAHGAPGAAGGVYPGAAAAGAAGTGLVASNVYRSHGHNATGGGFGGGLAHSPPGAYPSYPAQPAQGFPGAPVQHPGGGFPAPAYQPQPGGYVPQQPGGFPHQPSYVPGGHYDQGQPHYQGHPGQTVVHHYEQPSSGGSGIGTVLGAGVAGLAAGVGGAALYDALKPKDSKEEPAAATTAATTTTGASAAPGETPAPAPINPNGDAPLAPLPANPNGDVPLAPLPTEATPLATTAVAEGDSTTSTTIATGSSSSDNPLGLAPLAPMPDSSPATPADGTPNVSGSDVEVRHSALNVQPDLSASMAEPASGGATGTVHLSSAISMIALLPVIVKYLRF, from the coding sequence ATGTTACGAGAAGGCATGCCGTCCGTCGGAAGGCGGCGTCCACTTTCGCCTAAAAATAAGCAACTGCTTGCCGTCTGCCTGTGTGTACTGCTTTCCCTACCAGAAGCCGCCCTCGGCAGAAAGGTGGCCTTGTCCCGCGTAACGAAACCGACCGGACATCGTGGTTACGCGAATGCGGACATTGCCAAGCTAAGCTATTCGCCGAGCCATTCGGCACCGGCCTCGGCAGCGAAACCTGCCGCACCCGTGTACTCTTCGGCGCCTGTCGCTCCACCGGCCGGAGCTCCACACTTCCCACcggcgggtggtggtggtggtggtgctccACCATCGTACGGTTGGAATGTTCCTGGTGCGCATGGTGCTCCTGGGGCAGCTGGTGGAGTCTATCCCGGAGCGGCAGCTGCAGGAGCTGCTGGAACGGGCCTAGTCGCGAGCAATGTGTATCGTTCCCATGGACACAATGCAACGGGTGGTGGATTCGGTGGTGGTTTGGCACACTCCCCTCCGGGAGCCTATCCATCCTATCCGGCACAACCCGCTCAAGGATTCCCGGGAGCACCGGTACAGCATCCGGGAGGTGGATTCCCGGCACCAGCGTATCAACCTCAGCCGGGTGGATACGTCCCACAGCAGCCGGGTGGTTTCCCGCATCAACCTTCATACGTACCCGGAGGACATTACGATCAGGGTCAACCTCACTACCAGGGCCATCCAGGACAGACGGTTGTGCATCACTACGAGCAGCCGTCGAGTGGTGGTAGTGGCATCGGAACGGTTCTCGGAGCTGGTGTAGCTGGACTGGCCgccggtgttggtggtgccGCCCTGTACGATGCGCTGAAACCGAAAGACTCCAAGGAAGAACCGGCGGCAGCGACTACCGCTGCTACCACGACGACTGGTGCTTCGGCTGCTCCTGGTGAGACTCCTGCTCCCGCACCCATTAACCCCAACGGTGACGCTCCTCTAGCCCCACTACCGGCAAACCCCAACGGTGATGTACCACTAGCCCCACTGCCAACAGAGGCCACACCACTGGCAACAACCGCAGTGGCAGAGGGTGACAGCACCACCTCAACAACGATTGCCACCGGAAGCAGTTCATCCGATAACCCGCTCGGTCTGGCACCACTTGCCCCAATGCCTGATTCATCTCCTGCAACTCCGGCCGACGGTACACCTAACGTATCCGGATCGGACGTAGAAGTACGCCATTCGGCCCTTAACGTACAGCCCGATCTGTCCGCCTCGATGGCAGAGCCTGCGAGCGGTGGAGCTACCGGTACCGTGCATCTTTCTTCCGCCATTTCGATGATCGCCCTATTGCCGGTGATTGTCAAGTATCTCCGTTTTTAG